In Panthera uncia isolate 11264 chromosome B4, Puncia_PCG_1.0, whole genome shotgun sequence, one genomic interval encodes:
- the ATP5MC2 gene encoding ATP synthase F(0) complex subunit C2, mitochondrial isoform X4: MYTCAKFVSSPFLVRSTSQLLSRSLSAVALKPPETLTDEVPYKSLSSWAAPRPLTSLIPSRGFQTSAASRDIDTAAKFIGAGAATVGVAGSGAGIGTVFGSLIIGYARNPSLKQQLFSYAILGFALSEAMGLFCLMVAFLILFAM; this comes from the exons GTCAGGAGCACCTCTCAGCTGTTGAGCCGATCACTGTCTGCAGTGGCACTAAAACCACCAGAGACACTGACAGATGAGGTACCTTATAAG AGCCTCAGCAGCTGGGCAGCCCCACGTCCCCTGACCTCACTTATTCCTAGCCGCGGTTTCCAAACCAGCGCTGCTTCAAGGGACATCGACACAGCAGCCAAGTTCattggggctggggctgccacAGTTGGGGTGGCTGGTTCTGGGGCTGGAATTGGGACTGTGTTTGGGAGCCTCATCATTGGTTATGCCAG gaACCCCTCTCTGAAGCAGCAGCTCTTCTCCTACGCCATTCTGGGCTTTGCCCTCTCGGAGGCCATGGGGCTATTTTGCCTGATGGTGGCCTTTCTCATCCTCTTCGCCATGTGA